A single Triticum dicoccoides isolate Atlit2015 ecotype Zavitan chromosome 2A, WEW_v2.0, whole genome shotgun sequence DNA region contains:
- the LOC119356087 gene encoding calcium-dependent protein kinase 12-like codes for MGNCFTKTYEIPISSGSFERPPPSFGEQPPPAGYGTGKPPRPPSTASRRPTFPKPQPPPRPSGRPPLPSFLSGSLSRKVPVGEIGPVLQRPMADVRALYNLERKLGSGQFGTTYLCTERATGLKYACKSVSKRKLVRRADVEDMRREVTILQHLSGQPNIAEFRGAFEDAESVHLVMEFCSGGELFDRITAKGSYSERQAAAVCRDILTVVHVCHFMGVLHRDLKPENFLLASPADDAPLKAIDFGLSVFIEEGKVYKDIVGSAYYVAPEVLHRNYGREIDVWSAGVILYILLCGSPPFWAETEKGIFDAILVGQLDFSSSPWPTISESAKDLIRQMLNRDPKRRITAAQALEHPWLKEGGASDRPIDSAVLSRMKQFKAMNKLKQLALKVIAENLSPEEIKGLKQMFNNMDTDKSGTITVEELKIGLTKLGSKITEAEVQKLMEAVDVDKSGSIDYTEFLTAMMNKHKVEKEEDLLRAFQHFDKDNSGYISREELEQAMTEYGMGDEANIKAVLDEVDKDRDGNIDYEEFVEMMRKGK; via the exons ATGGGCAACTGCTTCACCAAGACGTACGAGATACCCATCTCGTCGGGGTCCTTCGagcggccgccgccgtcgttcggCGAGCAGCCGCCGCCCGCCGGGTACGGGACCGGCAagccgccgcggccgccgtccACGGCGTCGCGGCGTCCGACGTTCCCAAAGCCGCAGCCGCCGCCCAGGCCGTCCGGCCGGCCGCCCCTGCCGAGCTTCCTGTCCGGGTCGCTGTCCCGGAAGGTGCCCGTCGGCGAGATCGGTCCGGTGCTGCAGCGGCCCATGGCGGACGTGCGCGCGCTGTACAACCTGGAGCGGAAGCTCGGGAGCGGGCAGTTCGGGACGACGTACCTGTGCACGGAGCGCGCCACGGGGCTCAAGTACGCCTGCAAGTCGGTGTCCAAGCGCAAGCTGGTGCGGCGCGCCGACGTGGAGGACATGCGCCGGGAGGTGACCATCCTGCAGCACCTCAGCGGCCAGCCCAACATCGCCGAGTTCCGGGGCGCCTTCGAGGACGCCGAGAGCGTGCACCTCGTCATGGAGTTCTGCTCCGGCGGGGAGCTCTTCGACCGCATCACCGCCAAGGGGAGCTACTCCGAGCGCCAGGCCGCCGCCGTCTGCAGGGACATCCTCACCGTCGTCCACGTCTGCCACTTCATGGGGGTCCTGCACCGGGACCTCAAGCCCGAGAACTTCCTGCTCGCCAGCCCCGCCGACGACGCCCCGCTCAAGGCCATCGACTTCGGCCTCTCCGTCTTCATCGAAGAAG GAAAGGTGTACAAGGACATTGTGGGAAGTGCATACTATGTGGCGCCAGAAGTACTGCATCGGAATTATGGGAGAGAAATCGATGTCTGGAGCGCTGGAGTGATCTTGTACATTCTCTTATGCGGTTCACCGCCTTTCTGGGCAG AAACTGAGAAGGGCATATTTGATGCTATACTGGTGGGTCAACTTGATTTCAGTAGCAGCCCCTGGCCGACGATATCTGAAAGCGCAAAGGATCTTATCAGACAAATGTTAAACAGAGATCCCAAGAGGCGTATCACGGCAGCACAGGCCCTAG AACATCCATGGCTCAAAGAAGGCGGTGCATCCGACAGGCCTATCGACAGCGCGGTCCTGTCAAGAATGAAGCAATTCAAGGCGATGAACAAGCTAAAACAACTGGCGCTTAAG GTAATTGCAGAGAATCTGTCACCTGAGGAAATCAAGGGCCTGAAACAGATGTTCAACAACATGGACACAGACAAGAGTGGGACCATCACAGTTGAAGAACTGAAAATTGGTTTAACAAAGTTAGGATCAAAGATTACTGAGGCAgaggttcagaagcttatggaagcA GTTGATGTAGACAAGAGTGGCAGCATAGATTACACGGAATTCCTGACTGCTATGATGAATAAACATAAGGTGGAAAAGGAGGAGGATTTGCTCCGCGCATTTCAACACTTTGACAAAGATAACAGCGG GTACATATCAAGAGAAGAACTAGAACAAGCCATGACAGAGTATGGAATGGGTGATGAAGCAAATATTAAAGCAGTATTGGACGAAGTTGACAAAGACAGA GATGGGAATATCGACTATGAAGAGTTTGTGGAAATGATGAGGAAGGGAAAATAG